One Halarcobacter ebronensis genomic window carries:
- a CDS encoding peptidase M42: MKFRKLSMKRSRELIDNVQNFSDFLDTLKQLIRVPSVIGYEHSFFLYLKRELEELGISTSYYDGLLVAQGSEPNSGLLSAHIDRHGLVCTGPNEFQFAAFQTKNRNDLKGNSVSEQTYQQISSRFLNQQVQAYEPWSGSYLGIGKITDVYMCEEINNLMFKIEGLHHLMPGTPIAFVDKLDVSEDLIWAQLDNVLSAAFIIYLYQNGYKGTAFFTAQEEAGRSWRFILDWFAKNNISTSELLVLDTSPYNSRDEADLQDIVLRNRDANAKFKSPLLKLLKNFCHKNNIVFSCKDAYIQEKNKILKESNKPLLSLGSTELGRIIKESKNKIQGTTIQVPTTGYHTVEETASIKSVKSMLYILKSLYIKN, translated from the coding sequence ATGAAATTCAGAAAACTCTCTATGAAGCGTTCTAGGGAACTAATTGATAATGTTCAGAACTTTTCAGACTTTTTAGATACATTAAAACAATTGATTAGAGTTCCATCCGTAATAGGTTATGAACACTCTTTTTTCCTCTATTTAAAAAGAGAGCTTGAAGAGTTAGGAATTTCAACTTCTTATTACGATGGATTGTTGGTTGCTCAAGGAAGTGAACCTAACAGTGGTTTATTAAGCGCTCATATTGATAGACATGGACTTGTTTGTACAGGTCCAAATGAGTTTCAATTTGCAGCATTCCAAACAAAAAATAGAAATGATTTAAAAGGAAACTCTGTTTCAGAGCAGACTTATCAACAAATTTCATCAAGATTTTTGAATCAACAAGTTCAAGCTTATGAGCCTTGGTCAGGAAGTTACTTGGGAATTGGTAAGATTACTGATGTATATATGTGTGAAGAGATTAATAACTTAATGTTTAAGATCGAAGGACTACACCATCTAATGCCAGGAACTCCTATTGCTTTTGTTGATAAACTTGATGTTAGTGAGGATTTGATTTGGGCGCAGCTTGATAACGTTTTATCAGCAGCATTTATAATATATTTGTACCAAAATGGATATAAAGGAACAGCATTTTTTACAGCACAAGAAGAAGCTGGTAGAAGCTGGAGGTTTATTTTAGATTGGTTTGCAAAAAACAATATCTCTACATCAGAATTATTGGTACTTGATACAAGTCCATATAATAGTAGAGATGAGGCAGATTTACAAGATATAGTATTAAGAAATAGAGATGCAAATGCAAAATTCAAATCTCCATTATTAAAACTACTTAAAAATTTTTGCCATAAAAATAATATTGTTTTCTCTTGTAAAGATGCATATATTCAAGAGAAAAACAAAATATTAAAAGAGAGCAATAAACCTTTGTTATCATTGGGGAGTACAGAACTTGGAAGAATCATTAAAGAATCTAAAAATAAAATACAAGGAACCACAATCCAAGTACCAACAACAGGTTATCACACAGTTGAAGAGACAGCATCAATAAAATCTGTCAAGTCAATGCTCTATATTTTAAAAAGTTTATATATAAAAAATTGA
- a CDS encoding ABC transporter ATP-binding protein, with product MIKVSNLTKKFGSHTSLNNVSIEFDKNDYVALMGPNGAGKTTLIRSIMGYYHPNAGEVTIKGLNPIKNRTKVLDAISFVPQLPPPIKLNLDELIQYIQTSSNVERDLIMHYANEMKLDIKNNLYKSFFKLSGGMKQKMLIAISLAKNSEIIIYDEPTANLDPKARDDFYRLLKENEKEKISLFVTHRLDEVKDIVNRQVYMDLGEIVSDDRVQN from the coding sequence ATGATAAAAGTTTCAAACTTAACAAAAAAATTTGGTTCTCATACCTCTTTAAATAACGTAAGTATAGAATTTGATAAAAATGATTATGTAGCTTTAATGGGACCTAATGGTGCTGGGAAAACAACACTTATTAGGTCTATTATGGGATATTATCATCCAAATGCTGGGGAAGTTACAATAAAAGGTTTAAATCCAATAAAAAACAGAACAAAAGTTTTGGATGCAATCTCTTTTGTACCTCAACTTCCACCTCCAATTAAACTAAATTTGGATGAGTTAATTCAGTATATTCAAACTAGCTCAAATGTAGAAAGAGATTTGATAATGCACTATGCAAATGAAATGAAGTTAGATATAAAAAACAACCTATATAAATCATTTTTTAAATTAAGTGGTGGGATGAAACAGAAAATGTTAATTGCCATTAGTTTGGCAAAAAACAGTGAAATCATAATCTATGATGAACCAACAGCGAACTTAGACCCAAAAGCAAGGGATGACTTTTATAGACTCTTAAAAGAAAACGAAAAAGAGAAAATATCTCTTTTTGTAACCCATAGATTGGATGAAGTAAAAGATATTGTAAATAGACAAGTTTATATGGATTTAGGGGAGATTGTTTCAGATGATAGAGTACAAAATTAA
- a CDS encoding ester cyclase, whose translation MKNTNKELVKRYYDEIWNKQNRVAIDELLDDDITFRGTLNIETQGKKEFEEYMTNILTAIPNLYHGIEMMVEENGVIAVRAVYNGTHKGKLFNYEPTNNRIKYNGASFFRFKDGKISNIWVLGDLISLYEQLEQKK comes from the coding sequence ATGAAAAATACAAATAAAGAGTTAGTAAAAAGATATTATGACGAAATTTGGAATAAACAAAATAGAGTAGCAATTGATGAACTATTAGATGATGACATAACATTTAGAGGTACTTTAAATATTGAAACTCAAGGTAAAAAGGAATTTGAAGAGTATATGACAAACATTTTAACTGCTATTCCTAATCTTTACCATGGAATTGAGATGATGGTTGAAGAAAATGGAGTTATTGCAGTAAGAGCTGTTTATAATGGTACCCATAAAGGAAAACTTTTCAATTATGAACCAACTAATAATCGTATCAAATATAACGGGGCATCATTTTTCAGATTTAAAGATGGAAAGATATCTAATATTTGGGTATTAGGCGATTTAATTAGCTTATATGAACAATTAGAGCAAAAAAAGTAG
- a CDS encoding NapH/MauN family ferredoxin-type protein, whose amino-acid sequence MDKYNNKETINHSTFFSTFYDKDEKGKTHLTLRTKRWTVIITIHLLFFLSFAIDIQTLEGTLNGSRFLGFHLIDPFTTIQMYLAEHHIHTNIVIGTATIVAFYLLFGGRTYCAWVCPYGLLSEIGEKLHDTLVHKKIIKNRRFDHRIRHIFWIIFALLAFTSGYLVFETFNIVGILSRFIAYGWSLALSWVVVVFLIEVFYSRRAWCTYICPVGTTFGYIGKVSGLRIQWNDSCDHCMVCHDVCFENQVLELTKAKYDEQRKEKGIKNQYVTGADCTLCGRCIDVCHSNALKFDFRLKGLI is encoded by the coding sequence ATGGATAAATATAATAACAAAGAGACAATAAATCATTCGACCTTTTTTTCAACTTTTTATGACAAAGATGAAAAAGGGAAAACACATTTGACGCTAAGAACAAAAAGATGGACAGTAATAATAACAATACATTTGCTATTTTTTCTATCTTTTGCAATTGATATTCAAACCCTAGAAGGGACACTAAATGGTTCAAGGTTTTTAGGTTTTCACCTAATTGATCCTTTTACAACTATTCAGATGTATCTTGCAGAGCATCATATCCATACAAATATAGTAATAGGTACTGCAACAATTGTTGCTTTTTATCTACTATTTGGTGGAAGAACATACTGTGCATGGGTCTGTCCATATGGACTACTTAGTGAGATTGGAGAAAAACTCCATGATACACTAGTGCATAAAAAAATAATCAAAAACAGAAGATTTGATCATAGAATCAGACATATTTTTTGGATTATTTTTGCATTACTTGCTTTTACAAGTGGTTATTTGGTATTTGAAACATTTAATATCGTTGGGATATTAAGTAGATTTATTGCCTATGGATGGAGTTTAGCACTTTCATGGGTAGTTGTGGTATTTTTAATTGAAGTTTTTTACTCTAGAAGAGCTTGGTGTACATATATCTGTCCAGTTGGAACAACTTTTGGATATATAGGAAAAGTAAGTGGGCTTAGAATACAATGGAACGATTCATGTGACCACTGTATGGTTTGTCATGATGTCTGCTTTGAAAATCAAGTATTAGAATTAACAAAAGCAAAATATGATGAACAAAGAAAAGAGAAAGGGATAAAAAACCAATATGTTACAGGTGCTGATTGTACTTTGTGTGGAAGATGTATTGATGTATGCCATTCAAATGCACTAAAATTTGACTTTAGATTAAAAGGTTTAATATAA
- the purL gene encoding phosphoribosylformylglycinamidine synthase subunit PurL, which produces MQKEEMNLEELALAHSLTLEELDNIKEILGRDPNYVEIGIFSAMWSEHCSYKSSKKYLSGFPTSAPWVIQGPGENAGVIDIGDGYAAVFKMESHNHPSFIEPYQGAATGVGGIMRDVFTMGARPVASMNLIQFAEIEGDSEIAQKHRFLLRGVVSGIGGYGNCMGVPTIGGQTNFEDCYAGNNLVNAFNLGIAKADEIFLGIAEGIGNPVMYVGSKTGRDGLGGAVMSSASFDEDSESKRPTVQVGDPFTEKLLLEACLELFKEDLIIGIQDMGAAGLTSSSFEMAGRSGSGMIMHLDRVPAREEGMTPYDFMLSESQERMLICAKKGCEAKIIEIFQKWELDVAVIGEVTNTGNMELFWHGEKVADIPVQPVSEEAPILDRPVAKPAYLEGIENVEMNKDIPNQEAFDKLFSDMEVVDKSWVYNQYDSMVQTNTVKGPGKLDGSVIRIKETGKALAMSADCNTRQCYINPELGAAAAVMESGRNVAMTGAVPKAITDCLNFGNPQNPEVMWQFAQSCEGIKKACKELNTPVIGGNVSLYNETNGVGVFPTPAIAMVGVNDDENKVLPSCFQNDGDFAYLLGDTKSEFGASLYMKRFYDKVAGVHPEVDFDKELNLWNSVIEANKQDLLEAAKDVNVGGLAIALAKMAVVGNKGVEATIELENSKDIFSETLSRAVVEVSPDNAESFERLCRNRGISYTKLGVIGGGKIAINDVYKELDEAKNIYFNRFKEVIEQDL; this is translated from the coding sequence ATGCAAAAAGAAGAGATGAATCTTGAAGAGCTAGCACTTGCTCACTCTTTAACACTTGAAGAATTAGATAATATCAAAGAGATCTTAGGAAGAGACCCAAATTATGTGGAAATTGGAATTTTTTCTGCAATGTGGTCAGAACACTGTTCATATAAATCAAGTAAAAAGTATTTAAGTGGTTTCCCAACTTCTGCTCCTTGGGTTATTCAAGGTCCAGGTGAAAATGCAGGAGTTATTGATATAGGTGATGGATACGCTGCTGTATTTAAAATGGAATCACATAATCACCCTTCATTTATTGAGCCATACCAAGGTGCTGCAACAGGTGTTGGTGGTATTATGAGAGATGTATTTACAATGGGAGCAAGACCAGTTGCATCTATGAACTTAATTCAATTTGCTGAGATTGAAGGTGATAGTGAAATAGCACAAAAACATAGATTTTTATTAAGAGGTGTTGTTTCAGGTATTGGTGGATATGGTAACTGTATGGGAGTTCCAACTATTGGTGGACAAACAAACTTTGAAGATTGTTATGCAGGAAACAACCTAGTAAATGCTTTTAACTTAGGTATTGCAAAAGCTGATGAAATTTTCTTAGGAATTGCAGAAGGTATTGGAAATCCTGTTATGTATGTTGGTTCTAAAACAGGACGTGATGGACTTGGTGGTGCTGTTATGAGTTCTGCTTCATTTGATGAAGATTCTGAATCAAAAAGACCAACAGTACAAGTTGGAGATCCTTTCACTGAAAAACTACTTTTAGAAGCTTGTTTAGAGCTATTTAAAGAGGATTTGATTATTGGTATTCAAGATATGGGTGCTGCTGGTCTTACATCTTCATCTTTTGAAATGGCAGGAAGATCTGGTTCTGGGATGATTATGCATTTAGATAGAGTTCCAGCTAGAGAAGAGGGGATGACTCCTTATGATTTTATGTTATCTGAATCTCAAGAGAGAATGTTAATTTGTGCTAAAAAAGGTTGTGAAGCAAAAATTATAGAGATTTTCCAAAAATGGGAATTGGATGTTGCAGTAATTGGTGAAGTTACAAATACGGGAAATATGGAACTATTCTGGCATGGGGAAAAAGTTGCTGATATCCCAGTTCAACCAGTTTCTGAAGAGGCTCCTATTTTAGATAGACCAGTTGCTAAACCTGCATATTTAGAGGGTATTGAAAATGTTGAAATGAACAAAGATATACCAAATCAAGAAGCATTTGACAAACTATTTTCAGATATGGAAGTTGTAGATAAATCTTGGGTTTATAACCAATATGACTCAATGGTACAAACAAACACTGTAAAAGGTCCTGGAAAACTTGATGGTTCAGTTATTAGAATCAAAGAGACAGGAAAAGCTCTTGCAATGAGTGCTGATTGCAACACAAGACAGTGTTATATTAACCCTGAACTAGGTGCAGCAGCAGCTGTTATGGAATCAGGAAGAAATGTTGCAATGACAGGAGCAGTTCCAAAAGCAATTACAGATTGTCTAAACTTTGGAAACCCTCAAAATCCAGAAGTTATGTGGCAGTTTGCTCAATCTTGTGAAGGTATTAAAAAAGCTTGTAAAGAGTTAAATACTCCTGTAATTGGTGGAAATGTATCTTTATACAATGAAACAAATGGTGTAGGAGTTTTCCCAACACCTGCTATTGCAATGGTTGGAGTGAATGATGATGAGAACAAAGTATTGCCTTCTTGTTTTCAAAATGATGGAGATTTTGCATACCTTTTAGGTGATACAAAATCAGAGTTTGGTGCATCATTATACATGAAAAGATTTTATGACAAAGTTGCAGGAGTACACCCTGAAGTTGATTTTGACAAAGAGTTAAATCTATGGAATAGTGTAATTGAAGCAAATAAACAAGATTTATTAGAAGCTGCAAAAGATGTAAATGTTGGTGGATTGGCAATTGCACTAGCTAAAATGGCAGTTGTAGGAAACAAAGGAGTAGAAGCTACTATTGAGCTTGAAAATAGTAAAGATATCTTTTCTGAAACATTGAGTAGAGCAGTAGTTGAAGTATCTCCTGATAATGCAGAGAGTTTTGAAAGACTTTGTAGAAATAGAGGAATTTCATATACTAAACTTGGAGTTATTGGTGGTGGTAAAATTGCTATCAATGATGTATATAAAGAGCTTGATGAAGCAAAAAATATCTACTTTAACAGATTTAAAGAAGTTATAGAACAAGACTTATAA
- the gshB gene encoding glutathione synthase, whose amino-acid sequence MRVAFIIENWANIEPLKSTTLAVIKECMTRGHRVAILYTHDLTVRNNTVHGFAKMLKYEGKIPDSVTTFYKKTTYDIKLVALHAFDCIMIRKDPPISPLVFNFLDSVKNETVIINDVDGIRKANNKLYTTTFHDPGNSFLPKTHVSGSKKYIKKIIEESNEQKMILKPLDGSGGRGVIVLEKNAMSNINSLLDFYIDESGENYVILQEYIAGAENGDVRVIMLNGKAIGAYHRKPAEGDHRANIQTGGSAHKYTLTESQKKICSKVGKKLIADGIFFAGLDIIGDKILEVNVLNPGGITNINKLSKVKLHQNVVDFLEEKVHEKVEKRAELEYLLKKLNELRE is encoded by the coding sequence TTGCGTGTAGCATTTATTATTGAAAACTGGGCTAATATAGAGCCACTAAAAAGCACAACTTTAGCAGTTATAAAAGAGTGTATGACAAGAGGTCATAGGGTTGCAATTTTATATACCCATGATTTGACTGTTAGAAACAACACTGTTCATGGCTTTGCAAAGATGCTTAAATATGAGGGGAAAATTCCTGATTCAGTAACAACATTTTATAAAAAAACTACATATGATATAAAGTTAGTAGCTCTACATGCTTTTGATTGTATTATGATTAGAAAAGATCCTCCAATCTCACCTTTAGTATTCAATTTCCTTGATTCTGTTAAAAATGAGACTGTTATTATAAATGATGTGGATGGAATTAGAAAAGCAAATAATAAACTTTATACAACGACTTTCCATGACCCAGGAAACTCATTCTTACCTAAAACCCATGTATCTGGTAGTAAAAAGTATATAAAAAAGATAATTGAAGAGTCAAATGAACAAAAGATGATTCTAAAACCACTTGATGGTTCAGGAGGAAGAGGAGTTATTGTATTGGAGAAAAATGCAATGTCAAATATTAACTCTCTACTAGATTTTTATATTGATGAGTCAGGTGAAAATTATGTAATACTTCAAGAATATATTGCAGGTGCTGAAAATGGTGATGTTAGGGTTATTATGCTTAATGGTAAAGCAATTGGAGCTTATCATAGAAAACCAGCAGAAGGTGACCATAGAGCTAATATTCAAACTGGTGGAAGCGCACATAAATATACCTTAACTGAATCACAAAAAAAGATTTGTTCAAAGGTTGGTAAAAAATTAATAGCAGATGGAATTTTCTTTGCAGGTCTTGATATAATTGGAGACAAAATCTTAGAGGTAAATGTTTTAAATCCTGGTGGAATTACAAATATTAATAAGCTTAGTAAAGTTAAACTTCATCAAAATGTAGTAGATTTTCTTGAAGAAAAAGTTCATGAAAAGGTTGAAAAGAGAGCAGAGTTAGAGTATCTACTTAAAAAACTAAATGAATTAAGAGAGTAA
- a CDS encoding L,D-transpeptidase family protein has protein sequence MKKTLLLMLLVFNCLSADLVDIYRSQGLEAVKEKLENELKKKEYWQSYLANKNVDYGYYESREFVILAQKDKKELTLYKVDKNQYSILLKDNVIVGEIVGDKQEEGDLKTPTGVYDLTQKLTKLDQFYGPLALVTSYPNTFDKTRNKKGHGIWIHGMPLNEDRESFTKGCIALDNFRLEELDNTIDYDKSVLLISEDSVNKASKEEISLILSSIFKWRDAWKKSDIDEYLGFYSDSFKRDDGMDFERFKDYKERIFSRKEDKTIEFTNINIIPYPNSLDKIMFKVVMDEDYKTNNYTFVGKKELYIELKDDKIKILAEG, from the coding sequence GTGAAAAAAACATTATTATTAATGTTGTTGGTTTTTAATTGTTTGAGCGCTGATTTAGTAGATATTTACAGAAGTCAAGGTCTTGAAGCAGTTAAAGAAAAACTTGAAAATGAGTTGAAAAAAAAAGAGTATTGGCAAAGCTATTTAGCTAATAAAAATGTTGACTATGGGTACTATGAGTCAAGAGAGTTTGTTATCTTAGCTCAAAAAGATAAAAAAGAGTTGACTTTGTACAAAGTTGATAAAAATCAGTATAGTATTCTCTTAAAAGATAATGTAATTGTTGGTGAAATTGTTGGTGATAAACAAGAGGAAGGGGATTTGAAAACACCAACAGGAGTATATGATTTAACTCAAAAACTTACAAAGCTTGACCAGTTTTATGGACCACTAGCTTTAGTTACTTCATATCCAAACACTTTTGATAAAACTAGGAATAAAAAAGGACATGGTATTTGGATTCATGGAATGCCTTTAAATGAAGATAGAGAGAGCTTTACTAAAGGCTGTATTGCTTTAGATAACTTTAGACTTGAAGAGTTAGATAATACAATAGATTATGATAAATCTGTTCTTTTAATATCTGAAGATAGTGTGAATAAGGCTTCTAAAGAGGAGATTAGTTTAATCCTTTCTTCTATTTTTAAATGGAGAGATGCTTGGAAAAAGTCTGATATAGATGAGTATCTTGGATTTTATTCAGACTCTTTTAAAAGGGATGATGGAATGGATTTTGAAAGATTCAAAGATTATAAAGAGAGAATTTTTTCAAGAAAAGAAGATAAAACAATTGAATTTACAAATATTAATATAATTCCTTATCCAAACTCTTTAGACAAAATTATGTTCAAAGTGGTTATGGATGAAGATTATAAAACAAATAACTACACCTTTGTAGGTAAAAAAGAGCTCTATATTGAGCTTAAAGATGACAAAATCAAAATCTTAGCAGAAGGTTAA
- a CDS encoding peptidoglycan DD-metalloendopeptidase family protein, whose product MYRVIISLFLVISSLFSAVVKEEKWPSGETFLTFLEKYSIPQKLYFDLEKEDKELCSEITADSYFYLIEDEDKTLNQVLIPVSEEIQLHVYKQNNGEYKFETLPISYSEYTETIAIPIETSVAKELQDATGSAALAANLKDIFAGSVNFRRMQKGDFVAIEYTQKELLGRPFGQPDIKAAMVEISGKKYYRFKNEDNDKYYDQTGKAFTKFYYFTIPLTYTRISSGFTQKRWHPVLKRYRAHLGTDFAAPRGRKIYAAAEGRIEFAGRKGGYGNVIIIKHPNGYKTLYGHQSKFRAGIKRGKWVKRGELIGYVGSTGLSSGPHLHLGLYINGRAVNPLKIIKKPEEIALKGKEKKTFIANAKITMQNLDLVVNDQNRKKATRLDRVASSSPIVTPKEI is encoded by the coding sequence ATGTATAGAGTAATAATATCACTTTTTTTAGTAATCTCATCACTATTTTCAGCAGTTGTTAAAGAGGAAAAATGGCCAAGCGGTGAAACATTTTTGACCTTTTTAGAAAAATATTCCATCCCCCAAAAACTATATTTTGATTTGGAAAAAGAGGATAAAGAGTTATGTTCAGAGATAACAGCTGATTCATACTTTTATTTAATAGAAGATGAAGATAAAACGCTAAATCAAGTACTTATTCCTGTTTCAGAAGAGATTCAACTTCATGTATATAAACAAAACAATGGTGAATACAAATTTGAAACCTTGCCTATTAGTTATAGCGAATATACAGAAACAATTGCCATACCTATTGAAACATCAGTTGCAAAAGAGCTTCAAGATGCAACAGGAAGTGCTGCCCTTGCAGCTAATCTAAAAGATATTTTTGCTGGTTCTGTAAACTTTAGAAGAATGCAAAAAGGTGATTTTGTTGCAATTGAATATACCCAAAAAGAGCTACTTGGAAGACCTTTTGGACAACCAGATATAAAAGCAGCAATGGTAGAAATTTCTGGAAAAAAATATTATAGATTTAAAAATGAAGACAATGATAAATATTATGATCAAACAGGAAAAGCTTTTACAAAATTTTACTACTTTACAATTCCTTTAACATATACAAGGATTTCAAGTGGTTTTACCCAAAAAAGATGGCATCCAGTTTTAAAAAGATATAGAGCCCACTTAGGAACTGACTTTGCAGCGCCAAGGGGAAGAAAAATCTATGCAGCAGCTGAAGGTAGAATTGAGTTTGCAGGAAGAAAGGGTGGATATGGAAATGTAATAATTATTAAACACCCAAATGGATATAAAACTCTATATGGACACCAAAGTAAATTTAGAGCTGGTATAAAAAGAGGTAAATGGGTAAAAAGAGGAGAACTTATTGGTTATGTAGGAAGTACAGGACTTAGTTCTGGTCCCCACTTGCATTTGGGTCTTTACATAAATGGAAGAGCTGTTAATCCATTAAAAATAATCAAAAAACCAGAAGAAATAGCACTAAAAGGAAAAGAGAAAAAAACTTTTATTGCAAATGCAAAAATTACTATGCAAAATCTTGATTTGGTTGTAAATGATCAAAATAGAAAAAAAGCTACAAGACTAGATAGAGTAGCATCAAGTAGTCCAATTGTAACTCCCAAGGAGATTTAA
- the rimK gene encoding 30S ribosomal protein S6--L-glutamate ligase, translating into MKIGILSRNENLYSTKRLVQACIQRGHEVEVIDTLSCYMNITANNPKIHYKGRTLDEFDAIIPRIGSDVTFYGASVVRQFEMMNVYSLNKSIAITRSRDKLRSMQILAGHNVNLPITGFASSPDDIEDLIAMVGGAPLVIKLLEGTQGLGVVLAETNKAAESVLHAFMELKANILVQEYVKESNGADIRCFVIGDRVVASIRRQAKEGEFRSNLHRGGTASLVKITDQEKEIAIQAAKVLGLNVAGVDILQSNKGPVVLEVNSSPGLEGIETISKIDIASKIIQFIEKNAVKMNKKRKNNL; encoded by the coding sequence ATGAAAATTGGAATTTTATCAAGAAATGAGAATCTATACTCAACCAAAAGACTTGTACAAGCTTGTATTCAAAGGGGTCATGAAGTTGAAGTTATAGATACTCTTTCATGTTACATGAATATCACAGCTAACAATCCTAAAATACACTATAAGGGTAGAACTTTAGATGAATTTGATGCAATTATTCCTAGAATTGGTTCTGATGTAACCTTTTATGGAGCAAGTGTTGTAAGACAATTTGAGATGATGAATGTTTATAGTCTAAATAAATCTATTGCCATTACAAGATCAAGGGATAAACTAAGATCAATGCAAATTTTAGCTGGGCATAATGTAAATCTTCCAATTACTGGATTTGCAAGTTCTCCTGATGATATAGAGGATTTAATTGCAATGGTAGGAGGTGCTCCTCTTGTAATTAAATTGTTAGAAGGAACTCAAGGTTTAGGTGTTGTTTTGGCTGAAACAAACAAAGCAGCTGAGAGTGTACTTCATGCTTTTATGGAACTAAAAGCAAATATTTTAGTTCAAGAGTATGTAAAAGAGTCAAATGGTGCAGATATCAGGTGTTTTGTTATTGGAGATAGAGTTGTTGCTTCAATAAGAAGACAAGCTAAAGAGGGAGAGTTTAGATCAAATCTTCACAGAGGAGGAACTGCCTCTTTAGTAAAAATAACTGACCAAGAGAAAGAGATTGCAATCCAAGCTGCAAAAGTTTTAGGATTAAATGTTGCAGGAGTTGATATTTTACAATCAAATAAAGGACCTGTTGTACTTGAAGTAAACTCTTCTCCGGGACTTGAAGGGATTGAGACAATATCAAAAATTGATATTGCATCAAAGATTATCCAATTTATTGAAAAAAATGCAGTAAAAATGAATAAAAAAAGAAAAAATAACTTATAG